Proteins encoded together in one Verrucomicrobiia bacterium window:
- a CDS encoding ATP-binding protein, whose product MAGLLALALCFGFFVPMTFAAETADNPDVVGGPTESFDTLTNGLGSWIWASHTFNRQTCQFWRSFEVPAGVKVVQARVRVTADNEHTLFLDGRELGRGAEWRNLCEYDLTALMTPGEHTLGVMAFNSTDNAGMIFGMHVDLSDGRVLQVKSDKSWRIVPEGVRGWERMTEAPDSWPPATIIANLGALPWWVKPENVEIIPPSEPVTYSFWQSRWFQVSLLTTCGLGILISLGLMTQLALHRKERWLLRQERARIARDIHDDFGSRMTQLVLQGEVAQSELSLESETRPQLHAICEEARGLLASMDEILWAVNPRRDTLRDFASYVCGYAQEFFKRTSVQCLFDVDPEISAASLDLPIRRSLLMAIKETLNNVVKHSGATEVTLQIRWQRQNLIVVVQDNGKGFDAAKARTERNGLINMSQRMKEFGGTCLVTSQVGKGCRVEFCVSLSQWRRRPWEWILKTKQLSASINETKSSELNNAV is encoded by the coding sequence GTGGCCGGTCTGCTTGCGCTGGCATTGTGTTTCGGTTTTTTCGTGCCGATGACATTCGCGGCGGAGACGGCTGACAATCCGGACGTTGTGGGGGGGCCGACGGAATCGTTCGATACTCTAACTAACGGCTTGGGCTCATGGATTTGGGCATCGCATACTTTTAACCGACAGACTTGCCAGTTTTGGCGTTCGTTCGAAGTCCCCGCGGGAGTGAAGGTGGTGCAGGCGCGCGTCCGCGTGACGGCTGACAATGAGCATACACTTTTCCTGGACGGGCGGGAATTGGGGCGCGGCGCGGAATGGCGGAATTTGTGCGAGTACGATTTGACGGCGTTGATGACGCCGGGCGAGCACACGCTGGGAGTGATGGCTTTTAATTCCACGGACAATGCCGGAATGATCTTTGGCATGCACGTTGATCTGTCCGATGGACGCGTGCTCCAAGTGAAGTCGGACAAAAGCTGGCGGATCGTGCCCGAGGGCGTGCGCGGCTGGGAAAGGATGACAGAGGCGCCGGACTCCTGGCCGCCTGCAACCATCATCGCAAATTTGGGCGCGCTTCCGTGGTGGGTGAAGCCGGAAAATGTCGAAATCATTCCGCCATCGGAACCGGTCACTTACTCATTCTGGCAGAGCCGATGGTTTCAGGTTTCACTTCTGACGACGTGCGGCCTCGGTATTTTGATCAGCCTTGGGCTCATGACGCAACTGGCGCTGCATCGAAAAGAGCGGTGGCTTCTCCGGCAGGAACGCGCGCGCATCGCCCGCGACATCCACGATGATTTTGGTTCGCGGATGACCCAACTGGTGTTGCAAGGCGAAGTGGCGCAAAGTGAATTGTCGCTCGAATCTGAAACGCGACCCCAGCTTCATGCCATTTGCGAAGAGGCGCGCGGATTGCTGGCCAGCATGGACGAAATCCTTTGGGCGGTGAATCCGCGGCGGGATACGCTGCGGGATTTTGCGTCGTATGTTTGCGGTTATGCGCAGGAATTTTTCAAACGCACTTCCGTCCAATGCCTGTTTGACGTGGACCCGGAAATATCCGCGGCGTCGCTGGACCTTCCGATTCGCCGCAGCCTTTTGATGGCCATCAAGGAGACGCTCAACAATGTGGTGAAGCATTCGGGCGCGACTGAAGTCACGTTGCAAATCCGCTGGCAACGCCAGAACCTGATCGTCGTGGTGCAGGACAACGGCAAAGGTTTCGACGCCGCCAAAGCGCGCACCGAACGCAATGGATTAATCAACATGTCGCAACGCATGAAAGAATTTGGCGGCACTTGCCTGGTCACCAGCCAGGTTGGAAAGGGATGCCGGGTGGAATTCTGTGTTTCACTTTCGCAATGGCGGCGGAGGCCGTGGGAGTGGATACTGAAGACGAAGCAACTTTCCGCTTCGATCAATGAAACAAAAAGTTCAGAGTTGAATAATGCCGTTTAA
- a CDS encoding response regulator transcription factor has product MIRSPAKSVKQPAAGPSKKAPIKVALIEDQPQVRESWMRLLNSFPDFVCVCDCTSGEEALRMIPEAHPDVILMDIFLPRMSGIECTARLKTLLPEIQIIILTAMDDQELVFLALEAGADGYLLKRTKPSDLRAALLEVIGGGAPMTGQIARRVIESFRRKAKTREETIRLSVREEQILVLLSQGYPNKLIADKLELSIDTVCSHLKHVFYKLHVSSRTEAVVRYMASKAQQHKPSDS; this is encoded by the coding sequence ATGATTCGATCACCCGCCAAAAGCGTCAAACAACCCGCCGCCGGGCCGTCGAAAAAAGCGCCGATCAAAGTCGCGTTGATCGAGGACCAGCCGCAGGTGCGCGAGAGTTGGATGCGGTTGCTGAATTCGTTTCCCGATTTCGTGTGCGTCTGTGACTGCACGAGTGGGGAGGAGGCTTTGCGCATGATTCCCGAAGCGCATCCCGACGTGATCCTGATGGATATTTTTTTGCCGCGCATGTCGGGGATCGAATGCACAGCGCGGCTGAAAACTTTGCTGCCCGAAATACAAATCATCATCCTCACGGCGATGGATGATCAGGAGTTGGTTTTTTTGGCGCTCGAAGCGGGAGCGGATGGTTATCTGTTAAAGCGAACCAAGCCGTCGGACTTGCGGGCCGCGTTGTTGGAAGTGATCGGCGGTGGCGCGCCGATGACGGGGCAAATCGCGCGGCGAGTGATCGAGTCGTTCCGGCGGAAAGCCAAGACGCGCGAGGAGACGATCCGGCTTTCGGTGCGCGAAGAACAGATTTTGGTTTTGCTCTCGCAGGGTTATCCGAACAAGTTGATCGCGGATAAATTGGAGTTGAGCATTGATACGGTTTGCAGCCATTTGAAACATGTGTTTTACAAGCTGCATGTGAGTTCGCGAACGGAGGCGGTGGTTCGTTACATGGCTTCAAAAGCGCAGCAGCATAAACCATCGGATTCGTGA
- a CDS encoding family 78 glycoside hydrolase catalytic domain: MKRFLFILLCAAILPQIRFASAAEVTHLRCEYLTDPLGLGTLSPRLSWLITSSLRGEKQTAYQILVASSLKLLQSDQGDLWDSGKVASGETSQISYAGTALGSRQNCFWKVRAWDRSGNACDWSAVAHWQMGLLSAADWSAKWISAGTPPVPMVSSLTIRRAIYETVERNRGADVTTAVSALVKQNHLTMTVNNKSLGVDPAPNVVKRLYIEYDLDGAPFTNEVQENQMLTIPRQSPGVPYLRKAFELNSQVEHATLYASALGLYEVDINDQRVGDHVLAPDWTDYRKRVRYQAFDVTQLVKQGQNAVGAILANGWYSGHIGNGGNHFFGTEPAFLAQLEVTFKDGRSERIATDDSWKSHASPILDTDFMMGEDYDARRELRGWDEPGLNESEWIPVHTRVESQLAIESQVMEPVREICELKSKTVTEPKPDSWVFDLGQNMVGVVRLKISAPAGTEITLRHAEMLNPNGTVYTANLRGAPSIDHYICKGGGTEVWQPCFTFHGFRYVELTGLASKPEADAVTGIVIASDNPRTGEFSCSDPRVNQLQSNIQWGQRGNYLSVPTDCPQRDERLGWMGDAQVFIRTATYNADVASFFTKWLVDVDDGQSSSGSFSDVNPNTMGGGGVPAWGDAGVICPWTIYEMYGDKRILEQHLPAMTKWVEYLHRHSRNLIRERDRGNDYGDWLSIGADTPKDLIGTAYFAYSTSLLARSYRAVGRDDNARKYEQLFQDIKSAFDQRYVAKDGRIRGNTQCAYAMALKFDLLPDELRPVAAQYLEDDIKSKNEHLSTGFVGVSYLLPVLTQWGKSSTAYRLLLQDTFPSWLFSVKHGATTIWERWDGWTPEKGFQDAGMNSFNHYSLGSCGEYLFGGVGGIRPASPGFKTILIHPIIGEGLSWAKTSFDSINGRIATSWKRDGNKLVLDVIVPPNTTATVWVPSTDTANIRESGQTATQVEGVKLLRREAGCSLFEVGSGTYKFTSEMTL, translated from the coding sequence ATGAAACGATTTCTGTTTATACTTTTGTGCGCGGCGATCCTTCCGCAAATCCGATTTGCCAGCGCGGCCGAAGTAACTCATTTGCGCTGCGAGTATCTCACCGATCCGTTGGGGCTGGGGACGTTGAGCCCGCGCTTGAGTTGGCTGATTACTTCGAGCTTGCGCGGTGAAAAACAGACGGCGTATCAAATTCTCGTCGCGTCGTCTTTGAAATTATTGCAAAGCGATCAAGGCGATTTGTGGGACAGCGGGAAGGTGGCGTCCGGCGAGACTTCGCAAATTAGTTATGCTGGAACGGCGCTGGGATCGCGTCAAAATTGTTTCTGGAAGGTGCGTGCGTGGGATCGTAGCGGGAATGCGTGCGATTGGAGCGCGGTGGCGCATTGGCAGATGGGACTTTTGTCGGCGGCGGACTGGAGCGCGAAATGGATTTCGGCGGGGACACCGCCGGTGCCGATGGTGTCGTCGTTGACAATCCGCCGCGCGATCTATGAAACTGTGGAAAGGAATAGAGGCGCGGATGTCACCACTGCCGTATCGGCGCTCGTGAAACAGAATCATCTCACGATGACGGTAAATAATAAATCGCTGGGCGTTGATCCCGCGCCCAATGTGGTGAAGAGACTCTACATCGAATATGATTTGGACGGAGCGCCTTTCACGAATGAAGTTCAGGAAAATCAGATGCTGACGATTCCGCGGCAGTCACCGGGAGTGCCGTATTTGCGGAAAGCGTTTGAATTAAATTCGCAAGTGGAGCACGCCACTTTATACGCCAGCGCCCTTGGGCTTTATGAGGTTGATATCAACGACCAGCGCGTCGGCGATCATGTGCTCGCTCCGGATTGGACCGACTATCGCAAGCGCGTGCGGTATCAGGCGTTCGATGTCACGCAGTTGGTGAAGCAAGGTCAAAATGCAGTGGGAGCGATACTGGCCAACGGCTGGTACAGCGGTCACATCGGCAACGGCGGCAATCATTTTTTTGGAACCGAGCCCGCCTTTCTCGCGCAGTTGGAAGTCACATTCAAGGATGGCCGCAGTGAACGCATCGCGACCGATGATTCCTGGAAGTCACACGCCAGTCCCATTCTCGACACGGATTTCATGATGGGTGAAGACTACGATGCTCGGCGGGAATTAAGAGGATGGGATGAACCGGGCTTGAACGAGAGCGAATGGATTCCAGTTCATACGCGTGTGGAATCGCAACTTGCGATCGAGTCGCAGGTGATGGAACCTGTCCGCGAAATTTGCGAACTCAAATCCAAAACTGTGACTGAGCCCAAACCCGATTCGTGGGTATTCGATCTTGGGCAGAACATGGTGGGTGTCGTTCGTCTAAAAATTTCGGCTCCGGCGGGCACGGAGATAACGCTGCGTCATGCGGAAATGCTCAATCCCAACGGCACGGTTTATACGGCGAATCTTCGCGGCGCGCCGTCCATTGATCATTACATCTGCAAGGGCGGTGGAACCGAAGTGTGGCAGCCGTGTTTTACGTTTCACGGTTTTCGTTATGTGGAACTCACCGGTCTCGCCAGCAAACCGGAAGCAGATGCGGTCACGGGCATCGTCATTGCTTCCGATAATCCGCGCACGGGAGAATTTTCCTGCTCCGATCCGCGCGTTAATCAACTTCAATCGAACATTCAATGGGGCCAGCGCGGAAATTATCTCAGCGTGCCGACTGATTGTCCGCAACGCGATGAACGTCTTGGCTGGATGGGCGATGCGCAAGTGTTCATCCGCACGGCCACCTACAATGCCGACGTCGCTTCTTTTTTCACCAAGTGGCTGGTGGACGTTGACGACGGCCAATCGTCCAGCGGCTCGTTCAGCGATGTGAATCCTAATACGATGGGCGGCGGCGGCGTGCCCGCGTGGGGCGACGCCGGCGTGATTTGTCCATGGACGATTTATGAGATGTATGGCGACAAGCGAATTTTGGAACAGCATCTTCCGGCGATGACCAAGTGGGTCGAGTATCTTCATCGGCACAGCCGGAATCTGATTCGTGAACGTGATCGTGGCAATGATTATGGCGACTGGCTTTCCATCGGCGCGGACACTCCCAAAGACTTGATCGGGACTGCTTATTTCGCGTACTCGACTTCCCTGCTGGCACGTTCGTATCGCGCCGTGGGCCGCGACGACAACGCGCGGAAATACGAACAATTATTTCAAGATATTAAATCCGCTTTCGACCAGCGTTATGTCGCTAAGGATGGCCGCATCCGTGGCAACACTCAATGCGCTTATGCGATGGCGCTCAAGTTCGACCTGCTGCCGGATGAATTACGCCCCGTCGCCGCCCAATATCTCGAGGACGACATCAAATCCAAAAACGAACATCTCTCGACGGGTTTCGTTGGCGTGAGTTATTTGCTGCCCGTGCTGACGCAGTGGGGCAAATCCAGCACGGCCTATCGGTTATTATTGCAAGACACATTTCCTTCGTGGTTGTTCTCGGTAAAACACGGTGCCACCACCATCTGGGAACGCTGGGATGGATGGACGCCGGAGAAGGGTTTCCAAGACGCGGGCATGAATTCCTTCAATCATTATTCGCTTGGGTCTTGCGGCGAATATTTATTTGGCGGTGTCGGTGGCATCCGTCCCGCAAGTCCGGGATTTAAGACTATTCTGATTCATCCGATCATCGGCGAAGGTTTGAGCTGGGCGAAAACGAGCTTTGATTCCATCAACGGGCGCATCGCAACTTCGTGGAAGCGCGACGGAAATAAACTTGTCCTCGATGTCATTGTTCCGCCGAACACGACCGCGACCGTTTGGGTTCCGTCCACTGACACGGCGAACATTCGTGAGAGCGGTCAAACAGCAACGCAGGTTGAAGGAGTGAAACTTCTTCGCCGGGAAGCGGGTTGTTCACTGTTTGAAGTCGGTTCGGGCACTTACAAATTTACATCCGAGATGACATTGTAA
- a CDS encoding prepilin-type N-terminal cleavage/methylation domain-containing protein, whose translation MEARQSFRARVQAFTLIELLVVIAIIAILAALLLPALARAKDKATGISCLNNLIQLTLAAHLYAGDFHDAIPPNYLNSDGAWVGGDVSSIPGATNVADIYSAILFPYSKSAGIYRCPADKFSYAGGTTLRIRSYSLNGMMGDNAGVTDVHPGIKENEKLSDVITPDPSTASFFFDEESNPTLSLCSIDDGYYAIESASPKLTGNWRNIPASRHGNAGQISFADGHAQRLKWLEPTTQFLKGSSRSGGYAAHTKLFDQDLRQLYFSTYPSTSW comes from the coding sequence ATGGAAGCGCGTCAAAGTTTTAGAGCCAGAGTCCAAGCCTTCACGCTCATTGAATTATTGGTAGTCATCGCGATCATTGCGATTCTCGCCGCATTGCTTTTGCCAGCGCTGGCGCGGGCCAAAGACAAGGCCACCGGCATCAGTTGTCTCAACAACCTGATTCAGTTGACGCTGGCGGCGCACCTTTACGCGGGAGATTTCCACGACGCCATTCCTCCGAATTATTTGAACAGTGACGGCGCGTGGGTTGGAGGAGATGTGAGCAGTATTCCGGGCGCCACCAACGTGGCCGATATTTATTCCGCGATACTTTTTCCGTACAGCAAATCGGCGGGCATTTATCGCTGTCCGGCGGATAAATTCAGTTACGCCGGTGGAACCACGTTGCGCATCCGCAGTTATTCCCTCAACGGCATGATGGGAGATAACGCCGGGGTGACGGACGTGCATCCCGGGATCAAGGAGAATGAGAAACTTTCTGATGTCATCACGCCGGACCCTTCCACGGCCTCGTTCTTTTTTGACGAAGAATCCAATCCGACGCTCTCGCTTTGCAGCATTGACGATGGCTATTATGCCATTGAATCCGCGAGCCCGAAACTCACGGGCAACTGGCGCAACATTCCCGCCAGCCGCCACGGCAACGCGGGGCAAATTTCTTTTGCGGACGGCCATGCGCAAAGGTTGAAGTGGCTGGAGCCAACCACGCAGTTTTTGAAAGGAAGTTCGCGCAGCGGCGGTTATGCGGCCCACACCAAGCTTTTTGACCAGGACCTCCGCCAGCTTTATTTCAGCACGTATCCGTCCACGAGTTGGTAA